From Glycine soja cultivar W05 chromosome 4, ASM419377v2, whole genome shotgun sequence, the proteins below share one genomic window:
- the LOC114408568 gene encoding uncharacterized protein LOC114408568, translating to MEAVLTPHATAQKQPFAPNKNIRMKTPKKNGRGNFICANNRSENFDTYAGLLNPPSRAMSFSYSHPLSASSLFTHHCAQQPPLLPLPHVVSPTYGSGQGLVVVVNKNKNRSRDMSLTPKKSKPTKREEAKKRSVTQSDNRWGPDPKDLPKVVLGMGNNHHDVVSGAVFNLAPPPSSLPLPKFSLRSKLGCNAETAAGGVDDGATNNLRRLLRLR from the coding sequence ATGGAAGCTGTTTTGACGCCTCACGCGACGGCACAAAAACAACCGTTTGCTCCTAACAAGAACATCAGAATGAAAACCCCGAAGAAAAACGGACGAGGTAATTTCATTTGTGCTAATAACCGGTCTGAGAATTTTGACACGTATGCAGGTCTCTTGAATCCTCCTTCACGCGCCATGTCCTTCTCCTACTCTCACCCGCTCTCAGCTTCTTCACTCTTCACTCATCACTGTGCTCAACAACCACCTCTGCTTCCTCTGCCCCACGTTGTTTCGCCAACTTATGGTAGCGGACAAggccttgttgttgttgttaataaaaacaaaaacaggagCAGAGACATGTCTCTGACACCTAAGAAATCGAAACCAACGAAGCGAGAGGAAGCGAAGAAGAGATCGGTGACACAATCTGATAACCGCTGGGGACCTGATCCCAAAGACCTTCCCAAAGTGGTGCTAGGGATGGGAAACAACCACCACGACGTCGTTTCGGGGGCGGTTTTCAATCTGGCTCCGCCACCCAGTAGTTTGCCGCTGCCAAAGTTCTCTTTGAGATCCAAACTCGGTTGCAACGCCGAAACCGCCGCTGGTGGCGTTGATGACGGAGCAACCAACAATCTCCGGCGACTTCTGCGCCTCCGGTGA
- the LOC114408569 gene encoding uncharacterized protein LOC114408569: MTLEDFFTLSEMKDGLTAPSRVQELVSVMQKEKDSEVKNAADVTRQWAAVASTIAATENKDCLDLFIQLDGLCFINRWLKDAQDFGVDANDSFVEESITAMLRAVEKLHIDSEKSMSSGIRITVSNLLGHHSARVQDRARTLFDSWKGVGNGDTESHDVELAKVDNSSDKIVREETQPSAANEAGNDNDPASGLIGSEKSLLKSSDNLPVHSSDNVLQLSASVECIDIKVGSENHVAGVPSSAQEVAPAHEGLPICTTGETTSAGTCNFPIPNQSSFEGQSDVVQLSDLAKVEKQEQNINDPPEKLGAPEICSVSSNKPESEPVSMVACEAKAPESVKNPALEQNVEHNEDDVCRNLTNSASMRTPASDRSGEDDVTSITQVFKATENDNDCCSNALQGASVSDSNLGKTEVLDVSVFGTEYVTASKEGKGHEEDTSIGSDSSKPGIDFRSSNIIDKRGSDNELDCGIVDALEFARKIAQEVNREVSCSSEKVSEHRIRQPCSPDSVRKEDELTPVPPKEVSSRQSHATEACSMEGHVSILDNNEAEPECRPYVVSLEVTEKAQDSGGNSEKRLCGFDLNEVGADDMDVSVNTMSTPIPVVSASRPAPTPGLTGAPLQFEGTLGWKGSAATSAFRPASPRKNCDNDRNLSVDMNFDTSKQRQDWLDFDLNVAEGEEGNVKPTAESSGRPSGQSSFEFSPKKSSRLEFDLNSTGDDGDTQPSDQRMEGQLFLGRNGCWSPSPASSSSSMQPSVRNIDLNDRPCLQTDLVDQGPIKSAHLINAFGSKSSNAPVISLLGAKVEVGKKECVPQRLSLQNGKATEPAIELTMSRAGSVLGMTPTVPFNHSSVFGYNGVASASVTPAMSFSSAMYGSGGTIPYMVDSRGAPVVPQVGGSSSTVLSSYSQPPIFMNMAGTQLGLNGFGPSRPNFDLNSSFMIEGGNRDTLAARQFFFPVQGRAVEEQVRSMPQPSSSGVSGKRKEPDSGLEPYPFIYKNPQPPWK; this comes from the coding sequence ATGACTCTTGAAGATTTCTTTACCTTGTCTGAGATGAAAGATGGGCTCACAGCACCTTCTCGGGTGCAGGAGCTGGTCTCTGTGATGCAAAAGGAGAAAGATAGTGAGGTTAAAAATGCTGCTGATGTGACAAGGCAGTGGGCTGCTGTTGCAAGCACTATTGCTGCTACAGAGAATAAAGATTGCCTTGATCTTTTTATTCAATTAGATGGACTTTGCTTCATTAATAGATGGTTAAAGGATGCCCAAGATTTTGGGGTTGATGCAAACGACAGCTTCGTTGAAGAATCAATCACTGCAATGTTACGTGCAGTTGAAAAGCTGCATATAGACAGTGAGAAGTCAATGTCTTCAGGAATTCGCATCACTGTAAGTAATCTTCTTGGCCATCATAGTGCTAGGGTTCAGGATAGAGCAAGAACGTTGTTTGACAGCTGGAAGGGAGTTGGAAATGGTGATACTGAATCTCATGATGTGGAACTTGCTAAGGTTGACAATTCAAGTGACAAGATTGTCAGGGAGGAAACACAGCCATCTGCTGCAAATGAAGCTGGCAATGATAATGATCCTGCATCAGGACTAATTGGAAGTGAGAAATCTCTGTTGAAAAGCTCGGATAATTTACCGGTACATAGTTCTGATAATGTGCTCCAGTTATCTGCCAGTGTGGAATGTATTGACATCAAAGTGGGATCGGAAAACCATGTTGCTGGTGTTCCATCTTCTGCTCAAGAAGTTGCTCCCGCTCATGAAGGATTGCCTATATGCACTACAGGTGAGACCACTTCGGCTGGAACCTGTAACTTTCCCATTCCAAATCAAAGCAGTTTTGAAGGACAGTCAGATGTGGTACAGTTAAGTGACTTAGCTAAAGTGGAAAAGCAGGAGCAAAACATTAATGACCCTCCAGAAAAATTAGGAGCACCAGAGATCTGTTCTGTGTCCTCTAATAAGCCAGAGTCTGAGCCTGTTTCCATGGTTGCTTGCGAAGCAAAAGCACCAGAGTCTGTGAAAAACCCAGCTTTAGAGCAAAATGTTGAACACAATGAGGATGATGTTTGTCGTAATTTAACTAATTCTGCTAGTATGAGGACACCTGCATCTGATAGGAGTGGGGAAGATGATGTAACTAGCATTACACAAGTTTTTAAAGCTACAGAAAATGATAATGATTGTTGTTCTAATGCATTGCAGGGCGCATCAGTCAGTGACAGTAACTTGGGAAAGACTGAGGTGTTAGACGTGTCTGTCTTTGGAACAGAATATGTCACAGCATCAAAGGAAGGCAAGGGCCATGAAGAAGATACATCAATTGGTTCTGATTCTAGTAAACCCGGAATAGATTTCAGAAGCTCTAACATAATTGACAAGAGAGGTTCTGACAATGAACTTGACTGTGGCATTGTGGATGCTTTAGAATTTGCTCGAAAAATTGCTCAGGAAGTTAATAGAGAAGTCAGCTGTTCTTCAGAAAAAGTCTCAGAACACAGAATCAGGCAACCATGCAGTCCAGATTCTGTAAGAAAAGAGGACGAGCTCACTCCTGTCCCACCCAAGGAGGTTTCCTCCAGACAAAGCCATGCTACTGAGGCATGTTCAATGGAGGGGCATGTGAGTATTTTAGACAACAATGAGGCTGAGCCGGAATGCAGACCCTATGTGGTGTCCTTAGAGGTGACTGAAAAAGCTCAAGATTCAGGAGGTAATTCAGAGAAACGACTCTGCGGCTTTGATCTCAATGAAGTTGGTGCTGATGATATGGATGTTTCTGTAAATACTATGTCTACCCCAATACCAGTTGTCTCTGCTTCAAGGCCTGCACCAACTCCTGGGTTGACTGGGGCCCCTTTGCAGTTTGAGGGAACACTTGGATGGAAAGGGTCAGCTGCCACCAGTGCCTTTCGACCTGCGTCGCCTCGTAAAAATTGTGATAATGATAGGAATCTTTCTGTTGATATGAACTTTGATACTTCCAAGCAGAGGCAGGATTGGCTTGATTTTGATCTAAATGTGGCTGAGGGTGAAGAAGGCAATGTAAAACCTACTGCTGAATCTTCAGGCAGGCCTTCTGGGCAATCGTCATTTGAATTTAGTCCTAAAAAATCAAGCAGGCTTGAATTTGATTTGAACAGTACCGGTGATGATGGTGACACCCAACCTTCAGATCAAAGAATGGAGGGACAActctttcttggaagaaatggcTGTTGGAGCCCATCCCCTGCATCGTCGTCCTCATCAATGCAGCCATCTGTTAGAAACATTGATTTGAATGACAGGCCGTGCCTTCAAACCGATTTGGTAGACCAGGGCCCCATTAAGTCTGCCCATCTTATCAATGCATTTGGTTCTAAATCATCAAATGCTCCTGTTATCTCTCTTCTGGGTGCCAAGGTAGAAGTTGGTAAAAAAGAATGTGTTCCTCAAAGGTTGTCTTTGCAGAATGGCAAGGCTACTGAACCTGCAATAGAACTAACAATGTCAAGAGCAGGTAGCGTTTTAGGGATGACCCCAACAGTACCCTTCAATCATTCATCTGTTTTTGGCTATAATGGAGTGGCGTCAGCATCAGTGACACCCGCAATGTCTTTTTCATCAGCCATGTACGGATCAGGTGGCACAATTCCATACATGGTGGACTCAAGAGGAGCTCCAGTTGTCCCTCAAGTGGGTGGATCTTCATCAACTGTCCTTTCATCTTACTCTCAGCCACCAATCTTTATGAACATGGCTGGTACACAACTTGGTCTGAATGGATTTGGACCTTCACGTCCTAACTTTGACCTGAACTCTAGCTTCATGATTGAGGGTGGGAATAGAGACACATTGGCTGCAAGGCAATTTTTCTTTCCTGTTCAGGGAAGGGCTGTGGAGGAGCAAGTAAGATCCATGCCGCAACCCTCCAGTTCGGGGGTTAGTGGGAAACGAAAAGAACCAGACAGTGGTTTGGAACCCTACCCATTTATCTACAAAAATCCGCAACCTCCATGGAAGTAG
- the LOC114408570 gene encoding thaumatin-like protein 1b, with protein MDQLTLAFPFLLTLHLLVSGVVATTSFTLVNKCDYTVWPGILSNAGIATLPTTGFVLQTGESKTVTAPTSWGGRFWGRTLCTQDSAGKFSCLSGDCGSGKLECAGNAATPPATLAEFTLDGAGGLDFFDVSLVDGYNVPMLVAPQGGSGDNCTSTGCVGDLNGACPSELRVTSVDGKQSVACKSACEAFGSPQYCCSGAYGSPTTCKPSPYSQIFKNACPRAYSYAYDDKTSTFTCASAAAYTITFCPSPSSNPSQKSWQGQNPKSDSSGSASASASGSPQLNNGTMVYVGSMDESELWSAGSTHGPESQTIAGFVSITIAVWLLCHLY; from the exons ATGGATCAGTTAACACTAGCATTTCCATTTTTACTAACACTTCATCTGTTAGTATCAG GTGTAGTAGCAACAACATCGTTCACACTGGTTAACAAATGCGACTACACAGTGTGGCCAGGCATTCTCTCAAACGCAGGAATCGCCACGCTTCCAACAACAGGTTTCGTTCTTCAAACCGGAGAGTCCAAAACCGTAACCGCTCCAACCTCTTGGGGTGGCCGTTTCTGGGGCCGCACACTCTGCACGCAAGACTCCGCCGGAAAATTCTCTTGCCTCAGCGGCGATTGCGGCTCCGGCAAGCTCGAATGCGCCGGAAACGCCGCCACGCCGCCTGCTACCTTAGCCGAGTTCACTCTCGACGGCGCCGGAGGCCTCGATTTCTTCGACGTGAGCCTCGTGGACGGTTACAACGTGCCGATGCTGGTGGCTCCCCAGGGTGGCTCCGGCGATAACTGCACGAGCACTGGGTGCGTTGGGGACCTGAACGGCGCGTGTCCTTCGGAGCTTAGGGTTACGAGCGTGGATGGGAAACAGAGCGTGGCGTGTAAGAGCGCGTGCGAGGCGTTCGGGTCCCCGCAGTATTGCTGCAGCGGCGCGTATGGGTCGCCCACCACTTGCAAGCCTTCGCCTTACTCGCAGATTTTCAAGAACGCTTGCCCACGCGCCTACAGCTACGCGTACGATGACAAGACCAGCACGTTTACGTGCGCTTCTGCTGCGGCTTACACCATCACTTTTTGTCCTTCTCCTAGCAGTAACCCCAg TCAGAAATCGTGGCAAGGGCAAAACCCTAAATCAGATAGTAGTGGCTCGGCTTCGGCTTCTGCTTCTGGGTCGCCGCAACTTAACAACGGCACAATGGTATATGTAGGTAGCATGGATGAAAGTGAATTATGGTCCGCAGGTAGTACCCATGGGCCGGAATCTCAAACCATTGCGGGCTTTGTTAGTATCACCATCGCTGTTTGGCTCTTGTGCCACCTCTACTAA